The window CTACAGAAGTTCAGGAAACAGTTGAAACTATTGAGAATACAGAAGAAAACCATCAGGAAGAAGACCCCGATGCACATCATCATGATTCTATTGCCGATCTGTCTCTAGCTGACGCTCTGAAAGAAATGGAAAAAATCATCAACTCTCCTAATGCTGGTGAAAGATTCCGAGAATTTAATGTTTTAAAAGAAAAAGCAAATCATTCGATTCACGACGAGGTGGAAGACAAAAAGCATGAATACACTGATGCAGGAAATGCACTGGAAAATTTCAGCTACGAACACCCTTCTCAGTCTAAACTTTCTGGTCTGATTCATATTTTCAGAGAAAAGCATGACCATTTTCAGAAAAATCAGGAAGAAGAGCAGAAAAAAAATCTGGATCACCGTCAAAGTATTATCGATAGACTAAAAAATCTTTATACCAATTCTGAGCCTGGAGTAAATCTTTTCAAATCGATTAGAGAGATTAAGGAAGAATGGTCAAACTCTGGTCAGGTTGCAAAATCTGAATTTAAAATTTTAAATAATAATTATTTTCATCATTTGAATCAGTTTTATCAGATGTTGGATTTAAATAAAGAATTCCTTGAGCAGGAATACAGCCACAATTTAGAAAAAAGACAGCACATTATTGCACGAGCAAAAGAGCTAGAAAACGAGCCGGCTGTACAAAAAGCTTTAAACGAACTTCAATATCTTCACAAACTTTGGAAAGAAGAAGCAGAACCTGTTTCTGAAGAATTCCGTGAGAAAACCTGGGAAGAGTTCAAAGAGATTTCAAATAAAATTCACGAGAGAAAAACAGAACTTTCTGCAGCTATTGAAACAGAGCAGAACGCCAATCTCGAAAAGAAAAACGAAATCATCACTGAAATCAAAAATCTTTCTGAGCCAAAAGATAATCCTAATCATACCTACTGGCAAAACTCTATCAAAAGAGTTGAAGATTTGCGTTCAGAATTCTTGAAAACAGGAAGTGTGCCTAGAAAATTATCCAACAACAACTGGAATGATTTTAAATCTATTTTAAGAGCCTTCAACACGACAAAAAATAATTACTATAAATCTCTAAAAGGTTCTCAACAGCAGAATTTAGACGAGAAAATGAAACTTATTCAGACTGCAAAAGACAATATGCTTTCTGAGGACTGGGATCTTGCCGTAGCTTTATTTAAGAAACTTCAGGAAGACTGGAAGAAAATCGGTCACGTTCCGAAAAGCATGACCAATAAAATCTGGGATGAATTCCGTGATGCGTGCAATACTTTCTTCAACAATTACAGAGAAAAAAGCAGTGCTTCTACCGATAACTGGAAAGAAAACTATAAACTTAAAAAAGACCTTCTTGAAGAGCTGAAAACCATCTCAGACGAAGAAGGAAGTATAGAAAAAATAGAAGCTATCAAAAGCTCGTGGAATAATATTGGAAAAGTTCCGAGAGACAAAATGGCAATTAACTCTGAGTTTAATAAAACGCTTAGAGAAAAGCTGAAGCTGAATAAAATTAATGAGCTTGAACTGAAAGAAAACGGTTTATCTGAAAATCAATTAACCGATAAAGCCAGAAAAATTAAGAGTCAAATCTCGGATCTTGAAGCTGAAATCGTTAAATTGGAAAACAACTTGGCATTCTTCAAAAATCCATCGAGAGAAAACCCTCTTTTACGAGATACTTACAATACGATTGATGACAAAAAAGCTCACCTTGAGACTTTAAAGCAGAATCTTCACAGTATTATCGCTGGAGAATAAATTAAAATTAAAGTAAAATCTATAGAGCGAAACAAAGAAATTTGTATTCGCTTTTTTTATCTTATGCAAGACGAATTTTACATTAGAAGATGCATTGAGCTCGCTCAGAAAGCCATCGGAAATACCTACCCTAATCCATTGGTAGGAAGTGTGATTGTTCACAACGGTAAAATAATTGGTGAAGGGTATCATCATAAAGCAGGTGAAAATCATGCGGAAATTAACGCAATCAATTCTGTTGAAGATAAAAGCCTGATTCCCGAATCTACTATTTATGTTTCTTTGGAACCTTGTGCGCATTTCGGAAAAACGCCGCCTTGCGCATTAAAGATTGTCGAGCTTGGCTTTAAAAAAGTTGTTATCGGTGCAATGGATTCTCACGATAAAGTCAACGGAAAAGGTAAGAAAATTATTCATGATGCAGGAATTGAAGTTGTTTCCGGCGTTTTGGAAAAAGAATGCATTGATTTAAATAAAAGATTTTTCACGTATCACGAAAAGAGAAGACCTTTCGTTGTTTTAAAATGGGCAGAATCGGGCGACCGTTTTATGGATAAAGATTTTAAACCTACTCAAATCAGCAATTCATTAACGAAACAGTTCGTACATCAACTAAGAAATAATGAACATTCTATTTTGATTGGTACAATGACGGCTTTGCGAGACAACCCAAGTCTTACAACGAGAGAAATTGTCGGCAGAAATCCAATCAGGATTCTGATTGATATTGATTTAAAAGTTCCTTCTGATTTTAATATTTACAGCAATGAAGCTGAAACCTTAGTTTTCAATTCCGTAAAAGAAGGTGAAGAAGGAAACATAAAATTCATCAAAACTTCAAGAGAAAATTTCATTGAAAATATGTTGAAAAAATTACACGAACTTCAGATACAATCCATCATTGTGGAAGGCGGAAGTTTGGTTTTACAACAATTCATTGACGCAAACTTATGGGATGAAACAATGATTATTAAAAATAAAAATCTAGTTTTAGAAAACGGAACGAAAGCTCCGAGATTCTCTGAAATACCTTTAGAAATTCAGGATTTTAGAGACAATGTTATTGAATTTTATAAAAATTCTCATTAAGAAGCCAACAAAATGCTGCACGAATATAAAACCATAGAAAAACCTGTAGAAAACACTTTACTTAAAGAAAAAGGAAGCAAATTCATTGGTTTTGCTTTTCCGGTTAATAATGAGGTCGAACTTAAAAATGCTTTAGAAAAAATAAGAACTGAACACCCGAAAGCGACCCATCATTGTTATGCTTTCAGAATGGGTTTAAATGGAGAAAACTACCGTGCAAACGATGATGGAGAACCTTCCGGAAGTGCAGGTTTACCAATTTATAATCAACTTTTAGCGAATGAAATAACGAATGTTTTGGTAATCAGTGTTCGTTATTATGGCGGAACAAAATTGGGGGTTTCGGGTTTGGTAAAAGCTTATAAAGAATGTGCTAAAATTACATTAGAAGAAGCCAACATTATTACAAAAGAATTAGAAACTGAAA is drawn from Chryseobacterium muglaense and contains these coding sequences:
- the ribD gene encoding bifunctional diaminohydroxyphosphoribosylaminopyrimidine deaminase/5-amino-6-(5-phosphoribosylamino)uracil reductase RibD translates to MQDEFYIRRCIELAQKAIGNTYPNPLVGSVIVHNGKIIGEGYHHKAGENHAEINAINSVEDKSLIPESTIYVSLEPCAHFGKTPPCALKIVELGFKKVVIGAMDSHDKVNGKGKKIIHDAGIEVVSGVLEKECIDLNKRFFTYHEKRRPFVVLKWAESGDRFMDKDFKPTQISNSLTKQFVHQLRNNEHSILIGTMTALRDNPSLTTREIVGRNPIRILIDIDLKVPSDFNIYSNEAETLVFNSVKEGEEGNIKFIKTSRENFIENMLKKLHELQIQSIIVEGGSLVLQQFIDANLWDETMIIKNKNLVLENGTKAPRFSEIPLEIQDFRDNVIEFYKNSH
- a CDS encoding DUF349 domain-containing protein, translating into MTTENNLSENEEQKPSTEVQETVETIENTEENHQEEDPDAHHHDSIADLSLADALKEMEKIINSPNAGERFREFNVLKEKANHSIHDEVEDKKHEYTDAGNALENFSYEHPSQSKLSGLIHIFREKHDHFQKNQEEEQKKNLDHRQSIIDRLKNLYTNSEPGVNLFKSIREIKEEWSNSGQVAKSEFKILNNNYFHHLNQFYQMLDLNKEFLEQEYSHNLEKRQHIIARAKELENEPAVQKALNELQYLHKLWKEEAEPVSEEFREKTWEEFKEISNKIHERKTELSAAIETEQNANLEKKNEIITEIKNLSEPKDNPNHTYWQNSIKRVEDLRSEFLKTGSVPRKLSNNNWNDFKSILRAFNTTKNNYYKSLKGSQQQNLDEKMKLIQTAKDNMLSEDWDLAVALFKKLQEDWKKIGHVPKSMTNKIWDEFRDACNTFFNNYREKSSASTDNWKENYKLKKDLLEELKTISDEEGSIEKIEAIKSSWNNIGKVPRDKMAINSEFNKTLREKLKLNKINELELKENGLSENQLTDKARKIKSQISDLEAEIVKLENNLAFFKNPSRENPLLRDTYNTIDDKKAHLETLKQNLHSIIAGE
- a CDS encoding IMPACT family protein — its product is MLHEYKTIEKPVENTLLKEKGSKFIGFAFPVNNEVELKNALEKIRTEHPKATHHCYAFRMGLNGENYRANDDGEPSGSAGLPIYNQLLANEITNVLVISVRYYGGTKLGVSGLVKAYKECAKITLEEANIITKELETEIEIQFQFNQQNIIFTLLSKFDAKVLNFDANENCILTASLKTAQKENISEKLSEMQHISFEFKD